From the Stigmatella erecta genome, one window contains:
- a CDS encoding cytochrome c maturation protein CcmE gives MTPLVRNRLIAVAALLVAGAGLAFVAFGNIGENLVYYWSPSEMIGQGERAYGPTIRLGGVVKPGSIEWNEAHTTLQFRVASDHTPESQSVLVRSTEVPPQMFRAGIGVVVEGTYDASQVFTSNRLMVNHSNEYRPPKEGEEPRKWQETVEGATTASAATGAR, from the coding sequence ATGACCCCCCTTGTGCGTAACCGGCTCATCGCCGTGGCGGCGCTGCTCGTGGCAGGCGCTGGCCTGGCCTTCGTGGCCTTCGGCAATATCGGCGAGAACCTCGTCTATTACTGGAGCCCCTCGGAGATGATCGGCCAGGGCGAGCGCGCCTACGGCCCCACCATCCGCCTGGGCGGCGTGGTGAAGCCCGGCAGCATCGAGTGGAACGAGGCGCACACCACGCTCCAGTTCCGCGTGGCGAGCGACCACACGCCGGAGTCCCAGAGCGTGCTGGTGCGCTCCACCGAGGTGCCGCCGCAGATGTTCCGCGCGGGCATCGGCGTGGTGGTGGAGGGCACGTATGACGCCTCGCAGGTGTTCACCTCCAACCGGCTGATGGTGAACCACTCCAACGAGTACCGCCCGCCCAAGGAGGGGGAAGAGCCCCGCAAGTGGCAGGAGACGGTCGAGGGCGCCACCACCGCGTCGGCGGCCACGGGGGCGCGGTGA
- the ccsA gene encoding cytochrome c biogenesis protein CcsA, with protein sequence MGKFFRIALPPIALGLLIWGHYVGLAVAPPDREMGDVQRIMYAHVPAVWIAMVALTLNFLCSVTYLFKPSWKTDALAEASAEVGLLFGAVGVLLGAIWGRPTWGVYWTWDPRLTTAAILLVAYMGYLALRRFVEDAEKRAVWSAVVGIIAAVDLPIIWFSVKWWRSLHQVQSTPRTVDPAMIFPLRISAFAFLAFMIVFIIYRYRIAMHERQAEVALPDALPTDDPASRRPAGVV encoded by the coding sequence ATGGGGAAGTTCTTCCGAATCGCACTGCCGCCCATCGCCCTGGGCCTGCTCATCTGGGGCCACTACGTCGGCCTGGCGGTGGCACCGCCCGACCGGGAGATGGGGGACGTGCAGCGCATCATGTACGCGCACGTGCCCGCGGTGTGGATCGCCATGGTGGCGCTGACGCTCAACTTCCTCTGCTCGGTGACGTACCTGTTCAAGCCGAGCTGGAAGACGGACGCGCTGGCGGAGGCCTCGGCGGAGGTGGGGCTGCTGTTCGGCGCGGTGGGCGTGCTCCTGGGCGCCATCTGGGGCCGGCCCACCTGGGGCGTGTACTGGACGTGGGACCCGCGGCTGACGACGGCCGCCATCCTGCTGGTGGCCTACATGGGCTACCTGGCGCTGCGCCGCTTCGTGGAGGACGCGGAGAAGCGCGCGGTGTGGAGCGCCGTGGTGGGCATCATCGCCGCGGTGGACCTGCCCATCATCTGGTTCTCGGTGAAGTGGTGGAGAAGCCTGCACCAGGTGCAGTCGACCCCCCGCACGGTGGACCCGGCCATGATCTTCCCGCTGCGCATCAGCGCCTTCGCGTTCCTGGCCTTCATGATCGTCTTCATCATCTACCGCTACCGCATCGCGATGCACGAGCGGCAGGCCGAGGTGGCGCTGCCGGACGCGCTGCCCACGGATGACCCGGCCTCGCGCCGCCCGGCGGGGGTGGTGTGA
- a CDS encoding heme exporter protein CcmB, translating into MKRPAPIGLLRATGVLLGKDLLIEWRTRARLNALIFFALATLLLFSFALGPDTKLLERNAGGYLWLAILFASTLALGESFRVEQENACLDGLRLAPADARAIFLSKAVGNTLLLVVLGGVLIPAMVALYGVKVVLGAGPLLGTLVLGCMALAAPGTVYAAISSNARARDVLLPLLLFPLIVPALLASAKAMMLVLQGDPMNQLNSWFGLLTGFNLIYWGLGFALFPRVIED; encoded by the coding sequence GTGAAGCGCCCCGCCCCCATCGGCCTCCTGAGGGCCACGGGCGTGCTCCTGGGCAAGGATTTGCTCATCGAGTGGCGCACCCGGGCCCGGCTCAATGCCCTGATTTTCTTCGCCCTGGCCACCCTGCTGCTCTTCTCCTTCGCGCTGGGGCCGGACACGAAGCTCCTGGAGCGCAACGCGGGCGGCTACCTGTGGCTGGCCATCCTCTTCGCCAGCACGCTGGCGCTGGGGGAGTCCTTCCGCGTCGAGCAGGAGAACGCCTGCCTGGACGGGCTGCGCCTGGCGCCCGCGGACGCGCGGGCCATCTTCCTGTCCAAGGCGGTGGGCAACACGCTGCTCCTGGTGGTGCTCGGCGGGGTGCTCATCCCCGCCATGGTGGCGCTCTACGGGGTGAAGGTGGTGCTGGGGGCAGGCCCCCTGCTGGGCACGCTGGTGCTCGGGTGCATGGCGCTTGCCGCCCCAGGGACCGTGTATGCGGCCATCTCCAGCAACGCCCGGGCACGGGACGTGTTGCTGCCTCTGCTATTGTTCCCGCTCATCGTCCCGGCCCTGCTGGCCTCGGCCAAGGCGATGATGCTGGTGCTCCAGGGAGATCCCATGAATCAGTTGAACTCATGGTTCGGCCTGCTCACCGGCTTCAATCTGATCTATTGGGGACTGGGGTTCGCCCTTTTTCCGCGGGTCATCGAGGACTGA
- the ccmA gene encoding heme ABC exporter ATP-binding protein CcmA encodes MDASPAATPPALALHDVSKRYGRHWALARLTYALPSRRSLLLTGHNGSGKTTLLRLVATALAPTAGRVEVLGRDAVAQRDAVRQEVALLSHTSFLYEDLTARQNLVVLARLLGLASPGDAAEALLTRVGLTRRTQSPVRHFSAGMRKRLAIARLLMKTPALALLDEPFGELDPAGIQAMEGLIGELKASGTTVVLATHLIDQGMALCEERLHLQEGRAVPA; translated from the coding sequence ATGGACGCTTCCCCTGCCGCGACGCCCCCCGCGCTCGCCCTTCACGACGTGAGCAAACGCTATGGGCGCCATTGGGCCCTGGCGCGCCTCACCTATGCGCTGCCCTCCCGGCGCTCCTTGCTGCTCACCGGCCACAACGGCTCGGGGAAGACGACGCTGCTGCGGCTGGTGGCCACCGCCCTGGCGCCCACCGCGGGGCGCGTGGAGGTGCTCGGCCGGGACGCGGTGGCCCAGCGGGATGCCGTCCGCCAGGAGGTGGCCCTGCTGTCCCACACCAGCTTCCTCTATGAGGACCTCACCGCGCGGCAGAACCTCGTGGTGCTGGCGCGGCTCTTGGGCCTGGCCTCGCCGGGGGATGCGGCCGAAGCGCTGCTCACGCGCGTGGGGCTGACGCGGCGCACCCAGAGCCCGGTGCGCCACTTCAGCGCGGGCATGCGCAAGCGCCTGGCCATCGCCCGGCTCCTGATGAAGACCCCGGCGCTGGCGCTGCTGGACGAGCCCTTCGGCGAGCTGGACCCGGCGGGCATCCAGGCCATGGAGGGGCTCATCGGCGAGCTGAAGGCCTCGGGCACCACGGTGGTGCTCGCCACCCACCTCATCGACCAGGGGATGGCCCTGTGCGAGGAGCGCCTGCACCTGCAGGAAGGCCGGGCGGTGCCCGCGTGA
- a CDS encoding polysaccharide deacetylase family protein, with product MATYRRGQSGGRRILIVSYHRVVGDFTGELQRSIPGLLISQETFRRHLEEASAAGYAFATMGEAVDVMTGAAVAKQDLCVVTFDDGYRDVYRYAYPVLKQMGVPAIVYLPTDFIGTNRRFNHDRLFHLVNRAKQRRIKPYFSTLTGPALELMVPITSGRKTVSAALDDFIGEHSAGALVEVIGALEKELGDSTDLLPEQGDIMDWDEVRRMAQDGFEFGAHTLGHTVLTLEPREVVEREILESKLAIEREVPIQVKDFAYCNGWYSDEIISVLKQHGFRSGVTTEDFLNRIGGDPFTLKRKVLWENFSIGALGDYSSALTGCQFDDCFGLLGMSHPVPGRRTHLSAPRVGGGNHLKAVLDLSTQEAT from the coding sequence ATGGCGACCTATCGCCGGGGCCAGTCCGGGGGGCGGCGCATCCTGATCGTCAGCTATCACCGCGTGGTGGGGGATTTCACAGGTGAGCTGCAGCGGTCCATTCCGGGGCTGCTCATCTCTCAAGAGACATTCCGGAGGCATTTGGAGGAGGCCTCGGCGGCGGGCTACGCGTTCGCCACCATGGGGGAGGCCGTGGATGTGATGACGGGGGCGGCGGTGGCCAAGCAGGACTTGTGCGTCGTCACCTTCGATGACGGGTACCGGGACGTGTACCGGTACGCCTATCCGGTCCTCAAGCAGATGGGGGTGCCCGCCATCGTCTATCTGCCCACGGACTTCATCGGGACGAACCGGCGCTTCAACCACGACCGGCTCTTCCACCTGGTGAACCGGGCGAAGCAGCGGCGCATCAAGCCCTACTTCAGCACGCTGACCGGGCCCGCGCTGGAGCTGATGGTGCCCATCACCTCCGGCCGGAAGACGGTGTCCGCGGCGCTCGACGACTTCATCGGCGAGCACTCGGCGGGCGCGCTCGTGGAGGTCATCGGGGCCCTGGAGAAGGAGCTGGGCGACAGCACGGACCTCTTGCCCGAGCAGGGCGACATCATGGACTGGGACGAGGTGCGGCGCATGGCGCAGGACGGCTTCGAGTTCGGCGCCCACACCCTGGGCCACACGGTGCTCACGCTGGAGCCGCGCGAGGTGGTGGAGCGGGAGATCCTCGAGTCCAAGCTCGCCATCGAGCGCGAGGTGCCCATCCAGGTGAAGGACTTCGCGTACTGCAACGGCTGGTACTCGGATGAGATCATCAGCGTGCTCAAGCAGCACGGGTTCCGCTCGGGCGTCACCACCGAGGACTTCCTCAACCGGATTGGCGGCGATCCGTTCACCCTCAAGCGCAAGGTGCTGTGGGAGAACTTCAGCATCGGGGCGCTCGGGGATTACTCCTCGGCGCTCACCGGCTGCCAGTTCGACGACTGCTTCGGGTTGCTGGGCATGAGCCACCCGGTGCCGGGGCGCCGCACGCACTTATCGGCCCCGCGGGTGGGGGGCGGCAACCACCTGAAGGCCGTGCTCGACTTGTCCACCCAGGAGGCGACGTGA
- a CDS encoding lipopolysaccharide biosynthesis protein: MSASPAAPASSSSFLGKAGPLVLARLFTAGLTLSIPLVLARVLSLEEYGTYYQLFLISTTLYYVLPFGVVQSLYYFLPRAEHRRPYLGQTMLFMSLAGVVAAGLVYLLLEPVSGLFSNPRLMDYRLPLAVYTGLLLGSFPLEVSLTSQGRTRQSAVVYLASDTLRAAAMVVPCLLGTSLWGMMVAVSVFAGLRYLATWVVALRGATGPLVSGKLMREQLAYAAPFGAAMALSIPQQNAHFYVVASAVAPALYALYRVGCFQLPVVDLLYTPTSEVLMVRLGELEKQGRLDEAVGAFREASGKLAFVFLPFAAFLFAAAPEFISALFGAKFLPAVPVFRVSVLGVALSILPMDGVLRARGHTRAIFLSYLVKALVTVPLLWVGVRYFGMMGGVVSWALAEVVGKATLLVRVPAALSTPERTLGIRDVIPWGELGKAGLSAVAAGAGVFALRFGLLDSWGGLPEGFLWRALPLAIAGVLFVIGYMAVLHATGIRPLRVLASLRPRGAG; the protein is encoded by the coding sequence GTGAGCGCTTCCCCGGCGGCGCCCGCCTCGTCCAGTTCGTTCCTGGGCAAGGCGGGTCCTCTGGTGTTGGCCCGGCTGTTCACCGCCGGGCTGACGCTGTCCATCCCGCTCGTGCTCGCGCGGGTTCTCAGCCTCGAGGAGTACGGTACCTATTACCAGCTGTTCCTGATCTCGACGACGCTCTACTACGTCCTGCCGTTCGGCGTGGTGCAGAGCCTCTATTACTTCCTGCCTCGCGCGGAGCACCGGCGGCCCTACCTCGGGCAGACCATGCTCTTCATGTCCCTTGCGGGCGTGGTGGCCGCGGGGCTCGTCTACCTGCTCCTGGAGCCCGTGTCGGGGCTGTTCTCCAACCCCCGGCTGATGGACTACCGGCTGCCGCTCGCCGTGTACACGGGGCTCCTGCTGGGCTCGTTCCCGCTGGAGGTGTCGCTCACCAGCCAGGGGCGCACCCGGCAGTCGGCCGTGGTCTACCTGGCCTCGGACACGCTGCGCGCGGCGGCCATGGTGGTGCCGTGCCTGCTGGGCACCTCCCTGTGGGGGATGATGGTGGCGGTGTCGGTGTTCGCCGGCCTGCGCTACCTGGCCACCTGGGTAGTGGCGCTCCGGGGCGCCACGGGGCCGCTCGTCAGCGGCAAGCTGATGCGCGAGCAGCTCGCCTACGCGGCCCCCTTTGGCGCCGCCATGGCGCTGTCCATTCCCCAGCAGAACGCGCACTTCTATGTGGTGGCGAGCGCGGTGGCGCCCGCCCTCTACGCGCTCTACCGGGTGGGCTGCTTCCAACTGCCGGTGGTGGACCTCCTTTATACGCCCACGAGCGAGGTGCTGATGGTGCGGCTCGGGGAGCTGGAGAAGCAGGGCCGGTTGGACGAGGCCGTGGGGGCCTTCCGCGAGGCGTCGGGCAAGCTGGCCTTCGTCTTCCTGCCGTTCGCCGCGTTCCTCTTCGCCGCGGCCCCGGAGTTCATCTCGGCGCTGTTCGGCGCGAAGTTCCTGCCCGCCGTGCCCGTCTTCCGGGTGAGCGTGCTGGGCGTGGCGCTCTCCATCCTGCCCATGGATGGGGTGCTCCGGGCCCGGGGCCACACGCGCGCCATCTTCCTGTCCTACCTGGTGAAGGCGCTGGTGACGGTGCCCCTCCTGTGGGTGGGGGTGCGCTACTTCGGGATGATGGGCGGCGTTGTCTCGTGGGCGCTGGCGGAGGTGGTGGGCAAGGCGACCTTGCTGGTCCGGGTGCCCGCCGCGCTGTCCACGCCGGAGCGCACGCTGGGCATCCGGGACGTCATCCCCTGGGGCGAGCTGGGCAAGGCGGGGCTGTCGGCCGTGGCGGCGGGGGCGGGCGTGTTCGCGCTGCGCTTCGGGCTGCTGGATTCGTGGGGCGGGCTGCCCGAGGGCTTCCTGTGGCGCGCGCTGCCGCTGGCCATCGCCGGGGTGCTGTTCGTCATTGGATACATGGCGGTGCTGCACGCCACGGGGATCCGCCCGCTTCGCGTGCTGGCCAGCCTCCGGCCCCGCGGGGCGGGGTGA
- a CDS encoding serine O-acetyltransferase, with product MGVDAMTLYRMARKLHLQKVPLLPNLLRKAIYYLHSSHIPFEAEIGEGTQVGYGGIGVVIHKATKMGRHCLISQQVTLGGRSGLEGAPVIGDYVRIGAGAKILGNIHIGDFAVIGANAVVLKDVPAATVVAGVPARVIRQDPDPLTTYQREMGLLPRIKERANTAKDSLQ from the coding sequence ATGGGCGTGGATGCGATGACGTTGTACCGGATGGCGCGCAAGCTGCACCTTCAGAAGGTTCCGCTGCTGCCGAACCTGCTGCGCAAGGCCATCTACTATCTGCACAGCTCGCACATCCCGTTCGAGGCGGAGATCGGCGAGGGCACGCAGGTGGGGTACGGCGGCATCGGCGTCGTCATCCACAAGGCCACGAAGATGGGCCGCCACTGCCTCATCTCCCAGCAAGTCACCCTGGGGGGCCGCTCCGGGCTCGAGGGTGCGCCGGTGATTGGCGACTACGTGCGCATCGGGGCCGGGGCGAAGATTCTCGGCAACATCCACATCGGGGACTTCGCCGTCATTGGCGCCAATGCCGTGGTGCTCAAGGACGTGCCCGCGGCCACGGTGGTCGCCGGCGTGCCGGCCCGCGTCATCCGCCAGGATCCGGATCCGCTCACCACGTATCAGCGCGAGATGGGGCTCCTGCCCCGTATCAAGGAACGCGCGAACACGGCCAAGGACTCGCTTCAGTAG
- a CDS encoding glycosyltransferase family 4 protein, with the protein MRVLLIGDYPPPHGGVAVHVQQLHQFLRGRGLEAKVLDIGKGGRPAPDVLPVQSLAGFGLRLAGFLSAGWTVHVHTSGNNPKSWLLAAAAGVPGPRSPRVITLHSGLLPGFLAGARSRRLLARAALAGYARVIAVSPAIKEALVGCGVAEEKILVVPAFCASQVKPGPVTAAVEQARARRKPLLAMAHHPSPVYGRMLMFRALRLIADERPDVGLAVFGPGTQAPEFIRDAREARVASLLEDLGELEHDEALGLMSRCDAFIRPTTHDGDSISVREALTLGVPCVASDVCTRPEGTYLFRAGQAPELAQRVLQALVEGPAQVSSPDAGPVMLELYAALAASQPADERPMAATY; encoded by the coding sequence ATGCGCGTGCTCTTGATTGGGGATTACCCACCGCCGCACGGTGGGGTGGCGGTTCACGTTCAACAACTTCATCAATTTCTTCGCGGCCGAGGCCTCGAGGCGAAGGTTCTGGATATCGGGAAGGGTGGCCGGCCGGCTCCGGACGTCCTTCCCGTCCAGTCCCTCGCGGGGTTTGGCCTCCGGCTCGCGGGATTCTTGAGCGCTGGGTGGACGGTGCATGTCCACACCAGCGGCAACAACCCGAAGTCCTGGCTCCTGGCCGCCGCGGCCGGGGTGCCCGGGCCCCGTTCGCCGCGGGTCATCACCCTGCACTCGGGGCTGCTGCCCGGGTTCCTCGCGGGTGCGCGTTCCCGGCGGCTGCTGGCCCGTGCGGCCCTGGCGGGCTACGCGCGGGTGATCGCCGTGTCCCCGGCCATCAAGGAAGCCCTGGTGGGCTGCGGGGTGGCGGAGGAGAAGATCCTCGTGGTGCCGGCCTTCTGCGCCTCGCAGGTGAAGCCGGGGCCCGTGACGGCCGCCGTGGAGCAGGCCCGGGCCCGGCGCAAGCCGCTCTTGGCCATGGCCCACCACCCCTCGCCCGTTTACGGGCGGATGCTGATGTTCCGCGCGCTGCGGCTGATCGCCGACGAGCGCCCGGACGTGGGGCTTGCCGTGTTCGGGCCGGGCACCCAGGCGCCGGAGTTCATCCGGGATGCGCGCGAGGCGCGGGTGGCCTCGCTGCTGGAGGACCTGGGCGAGCTGGAGCATGACGAGGCGCTGGGCCTGATGTCGCGGTGTGATGCGTTCATCCGGCCCACCACGCACGACGGGGACTCCATCTCCGTGCGCGAGGCGCTGACGCTGGGGGTGCCCTGCGTGGCGAGCGACGTGTGCACGCGGCCGGAGGGGACCTACCTGTTCCGGGCCGGGCAGGCGCCGGAGCTGGCCCAGCGGGTGCTGCAGGCGCTCGTGGAAGGGCCCGCGCAGGTGAGCTCGCCCGACGCGGGGCCCGTGATGCTCGAGCTGTATGCGGCGCTGGCGGCCTCGCAGCCCGCGGATGAACGGCCCATGGCGGCCACGTACTGA